From the genome of Miscanthus floridulus cultivar M001 chromosome 10, ASM1932011v1, whole genome shotgun sequence, one region includes:
- the LOC136487747 gene encoding rho GTPase-activating protein 4-like isoform X2, which yields MTEVALPRGPANLASPASRASSSSSSSLRYLASADSDVLPGSGSPERSAGSTGSRGIRQAGGSEEEEEEERWSFLALLFELLRKSLLRCSVVGGGGEGEGRGCGMEIGLPTDVQHVAHVTFDRFHGFLGLPVEFEPEVPRRAPSASASVFGVSTESMQCSYDTRRNSVPTILLMMQRRLYEQGGLQAEGIFRINAENSQEEFVRDQLNSGIVPDGIEVHCLAGLIKAWFREMPSGVLDSIPPEQVMQCQCEEDCARVAKCLPPAEAALLDWSVNLMADVVQEEQINKMNAHNIAMVFAPNMTQMADPLTALMYAVQVMNFLKMLIQRTLKDREESSLEDVLLPQKDPSDENGHQKPSMTLDSLVEEGSRRPSFVKDEPLLNSPAHSNEDKSNEINAAEGATAAFTVQTSTESSASCSQPALAAHAATADASSTTTNSLQWKESQNLNCRTRKGKGESATRATPPAEKSRGVSIVSRINSKVERIEAWR from the exons ATGACGGAGGTGGCGCTGCCCCGGGGCCCGGCCAACCTCGCTTCCCCCGCAAgccgcgcctcctcctcctcgtcctcctcgctgCGCTATTTAGCCAGTGCCGACAGCGACGTGCTCCCCGGAAGCGGCAGCCCGGAGCGCTCAGCGGGATCTACAGGGAGCCGAGGAATCCGGCAGGCAGGAGggtcggaggaggaggaagaagaggagcggtGGTCGTTCTTGGCGCTGCTGTTTGAGCTGCTGCGGAAGTCCCTGCTCCGCTGCAGTGtggtaggcggcggcggcgaaggcgaagGCCGCGGCTGTGGGATGGAGATTGGGTTGCCGACGGACGTGCAGCACGTGGCGCACGTCACCTTCGATAGGTTCCATGGATTCCTGGGGCTCCCCGTCGAGTTCGAGCCGGAGGTGCCCCGCCGCGCTCCCAGTGCCAG TGCAAGTGTCTTTGGAGTTTCAACAGAATCAATGCAGTGTTCCTACGATACGAGAAGAAATAGTGTCCCAACGATCCTGTTGATGATGCAAAGGCGCCTTTATGAACAGGGTGGTCTTCAG GCAGAAGGTATTTTCCGTATTAATGCGGAGAATAGCcaggaggaatttgtgagagaccAGTTAAATAGTGGAATTGTTCCGGATGGCATTGAGGTCCATTGTTTGGCAGGCCTAATTAAA GCCTGGTTCAGGGAGATGCCAAGTGGGGTGCTGGACTCGATCCCGCCGGAACAGGTGATGCAATGCCAATGTGAAGAGGATTGTGCTCGTGTGGCTAAATGCCTTCCACCAGCTGAAGCTGCTTTGCTTGATTGGTCTGTTAACCTGATGGCTGATGTAGTCCAAGAAGAACAGATAAACAAGATGAACGCTCACAATATTGCTATGGTTTTTGCACCAAATATGACTCAG ATGGCAGATCCATTGACTGCACTGATGTATGCTGTGCAAGTGATGAATTTTCTGAAGATGTTAATACAAAGGACCCTCAAGGATAGAGAAGAGTCCAGTCTGGAGGATGTTTTGCTGCCCCAGAAGGATCCATCTGATGAAAATGGGCATCAGAAACCCAGCATGACACTTGATTCGCTCGTTGAGGAAGGATCCAGACGTCCCTCTTTCGTCAAGGATGAGCCTCTCCTGAACAGTCCTGCACACAGTAATGAGGACAAATCTAATGAAATTAATGCTGCTGAAGGAGCCACTGCTGCTTTCACTGTCCAGACAAGTACGGAGAGCTCTGCTAGTTGCTCACAACCTGCACTTGCTGCTCACGCTGCTACTGCTGATGCTTCCAGCACAACTACAAATTCTCTTCAATGGAAGGAGAGCCAAAACCTGAATTGTAGGACTAGAAAAGGTAAGGGTGAGTCTGCAACGCGTGCCACACCTCCAGCTGAGAAATCAAGAGGCGTGAGCATTGTGAGCCGGATAAATTCCAAGGTTGAACGGATTGAAGCATGGAGATGA
- the LOC136486297 gene encoding protein FAF-like, chloroplastic: protein MLSRDKQVMAAPMAAADGGLRRLFEKPLPENPTLLEALSAWNRNVHHHHHPSNKPIVDTASITEIFGELHFQEKPQQPDHRGAAAVLLPPTSPPPPRSPPSRTPSWLDIAAEAENKSKDDSSLDALLRPKPAATVATVKRSASFCAKKGSSSASLLLCTEGLGYESTVDADDMFKDGDAEAEAAALKGTVETAPADGGDDAVADATSAGAAEKEKEEERQPKTFPPPIRLIGRGGKPYVCFRSLREDGRFVLREVVIPGKELLQATREGGRLRLQFAAAAAAAAGVSLDEAVHGGDDDDDHRGKNSCIDA, encoded by the coding sequence ATGTTGTCCAGAGATAAGCAGGTGATGGCTGCGCCgatggccgcggcggacggcgggCTGAGGCGGCTGTTCGAGAAGCCGCTGCCGGAGAACCCGACGCTGCTGGAGGCGCTTTCGGCGTGGAACCGCaacgtccaccaccaccaccaccccagcaACAAGCCCATCGTCGACACGGCGTCCATCACGGAGATCTTCGGCGAGCTCCACTTCCAGGAGAAGCCGCAGCAGCCGGACCACcgaggcgccgccgccgtcctcctgccgccgacgtcgccgccgccgccgcggtcccCTCCTTCGCGCACGCCGTCGTGGCTGGACATCGCGGCGGAGGCCGAGAATAAGAGCAAGGACGACTCGTCGCTGGACGCGCTGCTGAGGCCCAAGCCGGCGGCCACCGTGGCCACGGTGAAGAGGAGCGCGAGCTTCTGCGCCAAGAAGGGCTCCTCGTCCGCGTCGCTTCTACTCTGCACCGAGGGGCTCGGCTACGAGAGCACCGTGGATGCCGACGACATGTTCAAGGACGGcgacgccgaggccgaggccgccgcGCTCAAGGGCACAGTCGAGACGGCGCCGGCGGACGGCGGAGACGACGCTGTTGCGGACGCCACCAGCGCCGGCGCcgcggagaaggagaaggaggaggagaggcagcCCAAGACGTTCCCGCCGCCGATACGGTTAATCGGGCGCGGCGGCAAGCCGTACGTGTGCTTCCGGTCGTTACGGGAGGACGGCCGGTTCGTGCTGCGGGAGGTggtgatccccggcaaggagcTCCTGCAGGCCACGCGCGAGGGCGGCCGGCTCAGGCTGCAGttcgcggccgccgccgctgccgcagcCGGTGTGAGCCTCGACGAGGCGGTGCACGgaggtgacgacgacgacgaccaccgTGGCAAGAACTCATGCATTGATGCATAG
- the LOC136486296 gene encoding signal recognition particle subunit SRP54, chloroplastic-like isoform X2 gives MEATAPALALHSSPAASRRSPGKPVFGYLHRGGPSTASSVQLRAARTPARSPVWRRRWRGSGLVVRAEMFGQLTTGLESAWNKLRGVGLQGVGKTTVCAKLAFYLKKLGKSCMLVAADVYRPAAIDQLTILGKQVGVPVYSEGTEAKPTQITKNAMEEAKSKNIDAIVVDTAGRLQIDKSMMDELKEVKKAVNPTEVLLVVDAMTGQEAAALVTTFNIEIGITGAILTKLDGDSRGGAALSVKEVSGKPIKFVGRGERLEDLELFYPDRMAQRVLGMGDVLSFVEKTQEVMRREEAAELQKKIMSAKFDFNDFLKQSQNVAKMGSMSRIIGMMPGMNKITPAQIREAEKRLAFVESMINAMTAEEREKPELLAESRERRIRVAEESGKTEQEVSQLVAQLFQMRAQMQKLMSMVQGQEAIAGMGDLMDSLKAEEKAPPGTARRRRRNSKPKQRDLDAVLS, from the exons ATGGAGGCCAccgcgcccgcgctcgcgctccaTTCGTCCCCGGCCGCCTCCCGCCGCTCGCCAGGGAAGCCAGTCTTCGGCTACCTCCACCGTGGTGggccctccacggcctcctccgtCCAGCTCCGCGCGGCCCGGACCCCCGCCCGCTCTCCG GTATGGAGAAGGCGGTGGAGGGGGAGCGGGCTGGTTGTGCGCGCGGAGATGTTCGGCCAGCTCACCACCGGGCTCGAGTCCGCCTGGAACAAGCTGCGCGGCGTTG GTCTACAGGGTGTTGGGAAGACTACTGTTTGCGCAAAGCTTGCATTCTATTTGAAGAAACTG GGGAAGAGTTGTATGCTGGTTGCTGCAGACGTTTACAGGCCTGCCGCCATTGATCAACTCACTATACTGGGTAAACAG GTGGGTGTACCAGTTTACTCAGAAGGGACAGAAGCCAAACCTACACAAATAACGAAGAATGCTATGGAAGAGGCCAAAAGCAAGAATATTGATGCCATTGTGGTAGATACTGCTGGTAGACTGCAG attgataaatcaatgatggatgaattgaaagAAGTGAAGAAGGCTGTTAATCCTACAGAAGTTCTGCTTGTCGTTGATGCCATGACTGGCCAAGAAGCTGCAG CACTAGTCACCACCTTCAATATTGAGATTGGTATCACTGGTGCTATACTGACTAAATTGGATGGTGACTCCAGGGGCGGAGCTGCACTAAGTGTTAAAGAG GTCTCTGGGAAGCCCATCAAATTTGTTGGGCGTGGGGAACGATTGGAGGACCTTGAGCTTTTCTACCCTGATCGCATGGCACAACGAGTTTTAGGAATGGGAGATGTACTCTCATTTGTTGAAAAGACACAAGAAGTT ATGCGGCGAGAAGAGGCTGCAGAATTACAGAAAAAGATCATGAGTGCAAAATTCGACTTCAACGACTTCTTAAAACAATCTCAAAATGTTGCGAAAATGGGTTCCATGAGCCGCATTATTGGAATGATGCCAGGCATGAACAAG ATAACTCCTGCGCAAATtcgagaagctgagaaaagactTGCATTCGTGGAGTCAATGATCAATGCCATGACTGCTG AGGAAAGGGAGAAGCCAGAGTTACTGGCTGAATCGCGTGAGAGGAGGATAAGAGTGGCTGAGGAGTCTGGAAAGACTGAACAAGAGGTGAG CCAATTGGTTGCCCAGCTTTTCCAAATGCGGGCTCAGATGCAGAAGTTGATGAGTATGGTGCAAGGGCAAGAAGCAATAGCAGGCATGGGAGATCTCATGGACTCGCTTAAAGCTGAAGAGAAG GCACCTCCAGGCACCGCACGGCGCAGGAGAAGGAATAGCAAGCCCAAGCAGAGGGACCTGGACGCAGTTCTGAGCTAG
- the LOC136487747 gene encoding rho GTPase-activating protein 4-like isoform X1: MTEVALPRGPANLASPASRASSSSSSSLRYLASADSDVLPGSGSPERSAGSTGSRGIRQAGGSEEEEEEERWSFLALLFELLRKSLLRCSVVGGGGEGEGRGCGMEIGLPTDVQHVAHVTFDRFHGFLGLPVEFEPEVPRRAPSASASVFGVSTESMQCSYDTRRNSVPTILLMMQRRLYEQGGLQAEGIFRINAENSQEEFVRDQLNSGIVPDGIEVHCLAGLIKGVPSAESSRFVRGLGKGVSGKPYPRLCNARRPRLEPGTFRSQAAWFREMPSGVLDSIPPEQVMQCQCEEDCARVAKCLPPAEAALLDWSVNLMADVVQEEQINKMNAHNIAMVFAPNMTQMADPLTALMYAVQVMNFLKMLIQRTLKDREESSLEDVLLPQKDPSDENGHQKPSMTLDSLVEEGSRRPSFVKDEPLLNSPAHSNEDKSNEINAAEGATAAFTVQTSTESSASCSQPALAAHAATADASSTTTNSLQWKESQNLNCRTRKGKGESATRATPPAEKSRGVSIVSRINSKVERIEAWR, translated from the exons ATGACGGAGGTGGCGCTGCCCCGGGGCCCGGCCAACCTCGCTTCCCCCGCAAgccgcgcctcctcctcctcgtcctcctcgctgCGCTATTTAGCCAGTGCCGACAGCGACGTGCTCCCCGGAAGCGGCAGCCCGGAGCGCTCAGCGGGATCTACAGGGAGCCGAGGAATCCGGCAGGCAGGAGggtcggaggaggaggaagaagaggagcggtGGTCGTTCTTGGCGCTGCTGTTTGAGCTGCTGCGGAAGTCCCTGCTCCGCTGCAGTGtggtaggcggcggcggcgaaggcgaagGCCGCGGCTGTGGGATGGAGATTGGGTTGCCGACGGACGTGCAGCACGTGGCGCACGTCACCTTCGATAGGTTCCATGGATTCCTGGGGCTCCCCGTCGAGTTCGAGCCGGAGGTGCCCCGCCGCGCTCCCAGTGCCAG TGCAAGTGTCTTTGGAGTTTCAACAGAATCAATGCAGTGTTCCTACGATACGAGAAGAAATAGTGTCCCAACGATCCTGTTGATGATGCAAAGGCGCCTTTATGAACAGGGTGGTCTTCAG GCAGAAGGTATTTTCCGTATTAATGCGGAGAATAGCcaggaggaatttgtgagagaccAGTTAAATAGTGGAATTGTTCCGGATGGCATTGAGGTCCATTGTTTGGCAGGCCTAATTAAA ggcgtacccagtgcagagagctcccgctttgtgcggggtctggggaagggtgtcagtggcaagccttaccctcgcctgtgcaatgcaaggagaccgcgactcgaacccgggaccttccggtcacaggcg GCCTGGTTCAGGGAGATGCCAAGTGGGGTGCTGGACTCGATCCCGCCGGAACAGGTGATGCAATGCCAATGTGAAGAGGATTGTGCTCGTGTGGCTAAATGCCTTCCACCAGCTGAAGCTGCTTTGCTTGATTGGTCTGTTAACCTGATGGCTGATGTAGTCCAAGAAGAACAGATAAACAAGATGAACGCTCACAATATTGCTATGGTTTTTGCACCAAATATGACTCAG ATGGCAGATCCATTGACTGCACTGATGTATGCTGTGCAAGTGATGAATTTTCTGAAGATGTTAATACAAAGGACCCTCAAGGATAGAGAAGAGTCCAGTCTGGAGGATGTTTTGCTGCCCCAGAAGGATCCATCTGATGAAAATGGGCATCAGAAACCCAGCATGACACTTGATTCGCTCGTTGAGGAAGGATCCAGACGTCCCTCTTTCGTCAAGGATGAGCCTCTCCTGAACAGTCCTGCACACAGTAATGAGGACAAATCTAATGAAATTAATGCTGCTGAAGGAGCCACTGCTGCTTTCACTGTCCAGACAAGTACGGAGAGCTCTGCTAGTTGCTCACAACCTGCACTTGCTGCTCACGCTGCTACTGCTGATGCTTCCAGCACAACTACAAATTCTCTTCAATGGAAGGAGAGCCAAAACCTGAATTGTAGGACTAGAAAAGGTAAGGGTGAGTCTGCAACGCGTGCCACACCTCCAGCTGAGAAATCAAGAGGCGTGAGCATTGTGAGCCGGATAAATTCCAAGGTTGAACGGATTGAAGCATGGAGATGA
- the LOC136486296 gene encoding signal recognition particle subunit SRP54, chloroplastic-like isoform X1, with the protein MEATAPALALHSSPAASRRSPGKPVFGYLHRGGPSTASSVQLRAARTPARSPVWRRRWRGSGLVVRAEMFGQLTTGLESAWNKLRGVDVLTKENIAEPMRDIRRALLEADVSLPVVRRFVSSVSDKALGANAIRGVRPDQQLVKIVHDELVQLMGGEVSDLVFSKNGPTVILLAGLQGVGKTTVCAKLAFYLKKLGKSCMLVAADVYRPAAIDQLTILGKQVGVPVYSEGTEAKPTQITKNAMEEAKSKNIDAIVVDTAGRLQIDKSMMDELKEVKKAVNPTEVLLVVDAMTGQEAAALVTTFNIEIGITGAILTKLDGDSRGGAALSVKEVSGKPIKFVGRGERLEDLELFYPDRMAQRVLGMGDVLSFVEKTQEVMRREEAAELQKKIMSAKFDFNDFLKQSQNVAKMGSMSRIIGMMPGMNKITPAQIREAEKRLAFVESMINAMTAEEREKPELLAESRERRIRVAEESGKTEQEVSQLVAQLFQMRAQMQKLMSMVQGQEAIAGMGDLMDSLKAEEKAPPGTARRRRRNSKPKQRDLDAVLS; encoded by the exons ATGGAGGCCAccgcgcccgcgctcgcgctccaTTCGTCCCCGGCCGCCTCCCGCCGCTCGCCAGGGAAGCCAGTCTTCGGCTACCTCCACCGTGGTGggccctccacggcctcctccgtCCAGCTCCGCGCGGCCCGGACCCCCGCCCGCTCTCCG GTATGGAGAAGGCGGTGGAGGGGGAGCGGGCTGGTTGTGCGCGCGGAGATGTTCGGCCAGCTCACCACCGGGCTCGAGTCCGCCTGGAACAAGCTGCGCGGCGTTG ACGTCCTAACAAAGGAAAATATTGCCGAACCAATGCGGGACATTAGGCGAGCACTTCTGGAAGCAGAT GTTAGTTTGCCCGTTGTGCGACGGTTTGTTTCATCTGTTAGTGATAAGGCTTTAGGTGCAAATGCTATCAGAGGAGTCCGACCGGACCAGCAATTAGTGAAG ATTGTGCATGACGAACTTGTACAGCTGATGGGTGGAGAAGTATCAGATCTGGTATTTTCAAAAAATGGCCCGACAGTTATCTTGCTCGCAGGTCTACAGGGTGTTGGGAAGACTACTGTTTGCGCAAAGCTTGCATTCTATTTGAAGAAACTG GGGAAGAGTTGTATGCTGGTTGCTGCAGACGTTTACAGGCCTGCCGCCATTGATCAACTCACTATACTGGGTAAACAG GTGGGTGTACCAGTTTACTCAGAAGGGACAGAAGCCAAACCTACACAAATAACGAAGAATGCTATGGAAGAGGCCAAAAGCAAGAATATTGATGCCATTGTGGTAGATACTGCTGGTAGACTGCAG attgataaatcaatgatggatgaattgaaagAAGTGAAGAAGGCTGTTAATCCTACAGAAGTTCTGCTTGTCGTTGATGCCATGACTGGCCAAGAAGCTGCAG CACTAGTCACCACCTTCAATATTGAGATTGGTATCACTGGTGCTATACTGACTAAATTGGATGGTGACTCCAGGGGCGGAGCTGCACTAAGTGTTAAAGAG GTCTCTGGGAAGCCCATCAAATTTGTTGGGCGTGGGGAACGATTGGAGGACCTTGAGCTTTTCTACCCTGATCGCATGGCACAACGAGTTTTAGGAATGGGAGATGTACTCTCATTTGTTGAAAAGACACAAGAAGTT ATGCGGCGAGAAGAGGCTGCAGAATTACAGAAAAAGATCATGAGTGCAAAATTCGACTTCAACGACTTCTTAAAACAATCTCAAAATGTTGCGAAAATGGGTTCCATGAGCCGCATTATTGGAATGATGCCAGGCATGAACAAG ATAACTCCTGCGCAAATtcgagaagctgagaaaagactTGCATTCGTGGAGTCAATGATCAATGCCATGACTGCTG AGGAAAGGGAGAAGCCAGAGTTACTGGCTGAATCGCGTGAGAGGAGGATAAGAGTGGCTGAGGAGTCTGGAAAGACTGAACAAGAGGTGAG CCAATTGGTTGCCCAGCTTTTCCAAATGCGGGCTCAGATGCAGAAGTTGATGAGTATGGTGCAAGGGCAAGAAGCAATAGCAGGCATGGGAGATCTCATGGACTCGCTTAAAGCTGAAGAGAAG GCACCTCCAGGCACCGCACGGCGCAGGAGAAGGAATAGCAAGCCCAAGCAGAGGGACCTGGACGCAGTTCTGAGCTAG